From Amphiprion ocellaris isolate individual 3 ecotype Okinawa chromosome 10, ASM2253959v1, whole genome shotgun sequence, one genomic window encodes:
- the LOC111570364 gene encoding uncharacterized protein LOC111570364 — protein sequence MASPLPAGARAGCSHSPAPLVLFHSVLLRVSQAHESPPLRALPVRQQHIPAEGERHFIVRTAGSVPHLSHTSTHHCSCLIKRCSLPHPDFRSRAQLQLTNENTISSSVPVPGLERRCTKSVNALTPSVCAVTPKGHDHILPLEGPIAPLLEAPVTSSVSDTVTSLSMMRERWEAITSPAWVLRMISRGYRLQFAAVPPRFSGTVHSQVRRESARVLQEEIHSLLSTRAICIVPPEQCQSGFYSGYFLVPKRGGTGIRPILDLRILNKYLRTYKFRMLTHASLLRMLHQNDWFTSVDLKDAYFHVLIYPPHRKYLRFAFLGVCYEYRMLPFGLSLSPRVFVRCTEAAIAPLRQQNIMVAMYWNDWLLLARSREEAMVQTHTLIKHPVNLGFMINPKKSVISSAENNLSGIITILGVLHSSFVSRKGDGFRACLSRFTLHSLIPFRLCLRLLGQMASAILVVQLGCLYMRDFQRWVSSLRLDPVRHGAWRVTVSAPCVMALCRWHHPTFLVKGVPMGPILSQKVVTTDASMSGWGSICEGRCVRGIWSKDLQRFHINYLELLVVFLTLRTDNTTTVAYINRQREYVLTAITHAGKQTDSVEQQASPVSESHPRPGGSEQGGRPAVQVCAALWGMDTTSSHRRAGVGPLQQSRGGSVCIENAQCPLFFSIRDPGAPLGMDTLAHIWPLVLLYAFPPLALIPPTLDRVREHRHTLILIALHWPAMHWLAELYQLLSGQPWQIPLSRDMLSQAGGVVFHPHPERLALWAWLVSGLI from the coding sequence ATGGCCTCCCCTCTTCCCGCTGGTGCCCGTGCTGGCTGTTCCCATTCACCAGCCCCACTGGTTCTCTTCCACAGTGTGCTACTCCGGGTTTCCCAAGCCCACGAGTCCCCGCCTCTGCGTGCACTCCCGGTGCGGCAACAACACATCCCAGCGGAGGGGGAAAGACACTTCATTGTGAGGACAGCAGGTTCTGTCCCTCATCTAagtcacacaagcacacaccaTTGTTCTTGTTTAATAAAAAGGTGTTCACTGCCGCATCCAGACTTTCGGTCAAGGGCACAGTTACAGTTAACAAACGAGAACACAATAAGCAGTTCGGTGCCGGTTCCAGGTTTGGAGCGGAGGTGTACAAAATCTGTCAATGCACTAACACCCAGCGTATGCGCAGTAACGCCCAAGGGTCACGACCATATCCTGCCACTAGAGGGCCCCATAGCACCGTTATTGGAGGCCCCGGTGACAAGCAGTGTGTCAGACACTGTCACATCTCTTTCTATGATGAGAGAGAGGTGGGAAGCGATCACAAGCCCAGCCTGGGTTCTGAGAATGATTTCACGGGGTTACAGGCTTCAGTTTGCCGCTGTTCCCCCCCGCTTCTCTGGTACAGTGCATTCTCAGGTGCGCAGAGAGTCAGCTCgtgttcttcaggaggaaattcACTCGCTGTTGTCAACGAGAGCAATATGCATAGTGCCTCCCGAACAATGTCAGAGCGGCTTCTACTCCGGGTATTTTCTGGTCCCCAAACGAGGAGGGACCGGGATTCGCCCAATCCTGGATCTCCGGATCCTGAACAAATACCTCAGAACATACAAGTTCAGGATGCTCACACACGCATCCCTGCTGCGTATGTTGCATCAGAATGACTGGTTCACATCAGTCGATCTGAAGGACGCATATTTCCATGTCCTGATTTATCCTCCGCACAGGAAATATCTGAGGTTCGCTTTTCTGGGTGTCTGTTATGAGTACAGAATGCTCCCTTTTGGCCTATCACTGAGCCCGAGAGTGTTTGTACGCTGTACTGAGGCAGCCATTGCCCCGCTACGACAGCAGAACATCATGGTGGCCATGTATTGGAACGATTGGCTCCTCCTGGCACGGTCCAGGGAGGAAGCCATggtgcaaacacacaccctcATAAAACACCCGGTCAACTTGGGTTTCATGATAAACCCAAAAAAGAGTGTTATCTCCAGTGCAGAAAATAATCTTTCTGGGATTATCACTATACTCGGTGTCCTTCACAGCTCGTTTGTCAGCCGCAAGGGTGATGGTTTCAGAGCCTGCCTCTCACGCTTCACCCTGCACAGTCTGATCCCTTTCAGATTATGCCTCCGACTACTGGGGCAGATGGCCTCAGCCATCCTGGTAGTCCAGCTCGGTTGCCTGTACATGAGGGATTTCCAACGATGGGTGTCCTCCCTCAGGCTGGACCCTGTGCGTCATGGCGCATGGAGGGTGACGGTCAGCGCGCCATGTGTAATGGCGCTGTGCCGCTGGCACCACCCGACTTTCCTGGTGAAAGGGGTGCCCATGGGCCCCATTCTGTCCCAGAAAGTGGTCACTACAGACGCAAGCATGTCCGGCTGGGGCAGTATATGCGAGGGTCGATGTGTGAGGGGCATCTGGAGCAAAGATCTCCAGCGCTTTCACATAAACTATTTGGAGCTCTTAGTGGTGTTTCTCACACTAAGAACGGACAATACAACAACGGTGGCATATATCAACCGTCAAAGGGAGTATGTGCTCACGGCAATTACACACGCTGGCAAGCAGACTGATTCTGTGGAGCAGCAAGCGTCTCCTGTCTCTGAGAGCCACCCACGTCCTGGGGGCTCTGAACAAGGGGGCAGACCTGCTGTCCAGGTGTGCGCCGCTCTATGGGGAATGGACACTACATCCAGCCATCGCAGAGCAGGTGTGGGCCCGCTTCAGCAGAGCCGCGGTGGATCTGTTTGCATCGAGAACGCACAGTGTCCGCTGTTTTTCTCAATACGCGATCCAGGTGCGCCGCTCGGCATGGACACACTCGCGCACATCTGGCCGCTGGTCCTCCTGTACGCTTTTCCCCCGTTGGCTCTGATACCTCCGACTCTGGACAGAGTCAGAGAGCATCGCCACACACTAATTCTGATCGCTCTGCATTGGCCGGCCATGCACTGGCTGGCGGAGCTATATCAGCTCCTGTCGGGACAGCCATGGCAGATTCCCCTGAGCAGGGATATGCTGTCCCAGGCAGGGGGAGTAGTATTTCACCCACACCCGGAGCGCTTGGCCCTATGGGCCTGGCTCGTGAGTGGTTTAATTTAA